From Oncorhynchus gorbuscha isolate QuinsamMale2020 ecotype Even-year unplaced genomic scaffold, OgorEven_v1.0 Un_scaffold_2397, whole genome shotgun sequence, one genomic window encodes:
- the LOC124025737 gene encoding cytochrome P450 26A1-like, with product MALNTLVATLLCTIVLPIFLFLIAVKLWEVYLIRGRDPSCRAPLPPGSMGLPFIGETLQLLLQRRKFLRMKRQKYGCIYRTHLFGNPTVRVMGANNVRHILLGEHKLVAVQWPASVRTILGSDTLSNMHGTQHKNKKKAIMRAFSRDALEHYIPVIQEEVRSAVREWLEKDSCVLVYPEMKRLMFRIAMRILLGFDPDQIKTDEQELVEAFEEMTKNLFSLPVDVPFSGLYRGLKARNVIHSKIEENIQTKIDSGKEVKQRDALQQLIDTSRNSDEPFSMQAIKESATELLFGGHETTASTATSLVMFLGLNPDTLNKLRQELHQQEELGVDLLGQHVNIEVLEQLKYTGCVIKETLRINPPVPGGFRVVLKTFQLNGYQIPKGWTMIYSICDTHDVADVFPNKEEFNPERFMDKSSEDSSRFNYIPFGGGSRMCVGKEFAKVLLKIFLVELTLQCDWTLSNGPPTMKTGPTVYPVDNLPTVFSSYSRT from the exons ATGGCTCTGAACACGTTGGTGGCGACCCTTTTGTGCACGATTGTGCTTCCAATCTTTCTCTTTTTAATCGCGGTGAAGTTATGGGAGGTTTATTTGATCCGTGGTCGGGATCCCAGCTGTCGAGCCCCCCTCCCTCCTGGGTCCATGGGCTTACCTTTCATTGGCGAGACGCTCCAACTCCTTCTCCAG AGGAGAAAGTTCCTGCGGATGAAACGGCAGAAGTATGGATGCATTTACAGAACGCATCTCTTTGGCAACCCCACGGTGCGCGTCATGGGAGCGAACAACGTCAGACACATTCTACTGGGTGAACATAAACTTGTCGCGGTGCAGTGGCCCGCTTCCGTGAGAACTATTTTGGGATCGGACACGCTCTCCAATATGCACGGGACCCagcacaaaaacaagaaaaag GCTATAATGAGAGCGTTTTCCCGGGATGCCTTGGAACACTACATCCCGGTGAtccaggaggaggtgaggagcgcCGTGAGGGAATGGCTGGAGAAGGACTCATGCGTTCTAGTCTACCCCGAAATGAAGCGCCTCATGTTCCGCATCGCCATGAGGATCCTCTTGGGCTTCGACCCGGACCAGATCAAGACCGACGAGCAGGAGCTGGTGGAGGCATTCGaagagatgaccaagaacctttTCTCCCTTCCGGTCGATGTCCCCTTCAGCGGCTTGTACCGG GGATTGAAAGCCCGAAATGTAATCCACTCCAAAATCGAGGAGAATATCCAGACAAAAATAGACAGTGGTAAAGAGGTGAAACAGAGAGACGCGCTACAACAGCTGATAGACACCAGTAGGAACAGTGACGAGCCCTTCAGCATGCAG GCAATTAAGGAGTCGGCCACAGAGCTTTTATTTGGAGGCCATGAGACCACTGCCAGTACAGCCACCTCACTGGTCATGTTCCTGGGACTCAACCCCGACACGCTCAACAAACTCAGACAAGAACTGCACCAGCAG gaggaactaGGTGTGGATCTGCTGGGGCAGCATGTGAACATTGAGGTGTTGGAACAGTTAAAGTATACAGGCTGTGTCATCAAAGAGACGTTGAGGATAAACCCCCCTGTACCTGGAGGCTtcagagtggtgctgaagacATTCCAGCTCAAT GGTTACCAGATCCCCAAAGGCTGGACCATGATCTACAGTATCTGTGACACCCACGACGTGGCCGACGTGTTCCCCAACAAAGAGGAGTTCAACCCGGAGCGTTTCATGGACAAATCCTCTGAGGACTCCTCGCGCTTCAACTACATCCCGTTCGGAGGCGGCTCCAGGATGTGTGTCGGAAAAGAGTTTGCCAAGGTTCTCCTGAAGATATTCCTGGTAGAGCTGACACTGCAATGTGACTGGACTCTGTCGAACGGCCCCCCGACCATGAAGACCGGCCCTACGGTCTACCCCGTTGACAACCTGCCCACTGTGTTCAGCAGTTACAGCCGTACCTAG